The proteins below are encoded in one region of Ostrea edulis chromosome 3, xbOstEdul1.1, whole genome shotgun sequence:
- the LOC125675589 gene encoding ADP-ribosylation factor GTPase-activating protein 2-like isoform X1 — MADGPSKSDITAIFKRLRSIPTNKACFDCNSNNPTWASVTYGVFLCIDCSAVHRSLGVHVTFIRSTQLDTSWTWLQLRAMQVGGNANATAFFRQHGCTTTDAQQKYHSRAAKLYKDKLHSLATNAMRLHGTKVHIDSHHEPTSPTTKEELDFFKEHVDSIESTPIAENQKLSSVSEPQPIKNGNLKKEEFDPSEGPSVEAALSMSPTTAAAQAEPRKAIIGAKKPAGRKGKGGLGAQRVKTNFSEIENKAQQLDKEREELAATRAVQEAKSEEDKAKQMASMRLAYQDMNLERKKQEDKLKQSDPKKAEQLERLGMGFASSKGMSHSAMTDMQVIEQEQPNSSRSKYDQFDRKSSKGRSFFDDELDDYTSSSSKYDRDFDFDKKDSFSSWGNNNKSGSWDIDRFDSKQSFSETLSSKPKNEDKQGRSRKTYDYGSQSSSEEAQKKFGNAKSISSDQFFGNSDPDFEMRQNLSRFEGSNSISSSQLFGTEAAGRKNYSSNAPDLQDIRDGVRQGVTKVAGKLSNLASGVMSSLQDKYSG; from the exons ATGGCAGATGGACCTTCCAAAAGCGATATAACCGCTATTTTTAAGCGATTACGGTCGATTCCAACTAACAAA GCATGCTTTGACTGTAATAGTAACAACCCAACATGGGCCAGCGTAACGTATGGTGTGTTTCTGTGTATTGACTGCTCGGCTGTTCACCGCTCGCTGGGTGTCCATGTGACTTTCATTCGATCAACACAGCTGGATACCAGCTGGACATGGCTACAACTTCGTGCAATGCAAGTCGGTGGAAACGCTAATGCA ACAGCGTTTTTTCGTCAGCATGGTTGTACCACGACTGATGCCCAACAGAAGTATCACAGTAGAGCTGCCAAGCTTTATAAAGATAAACTGCATTCCTTAGCTACAAACGCTATGAGGCTTCATGGAACAAAG GTGCATATAGACAGCCATCATGAACCCACATCACCTACGACAAAGGAAGAACTAGATTTCTTCAAGGAGCATGTAGACAGCATTGAATCCACTCCTATTGCAGAAAATCAGAAGCTGAGCAGTGTATCGGAGCCACAGCCAATCAAAAATGGCAACTTAAAGAAGGAGGAATTTg ACCCCTCGGAGGGACCTAGTGTGGAAGCAGCATTAAGTATGTCACCAACGACAGCAGCTGCACAGGCAGAACCTCGAAAAGCTATCATTGGTGCCAAGAAACCGGCGGGCAGGAAAGGG AAGGGTGGACTTGGAGCACAGAGAGTGAAAACTAACTTCTCAGAAATTGAGAACAAAGCGCAGCAGCTGGACAAGGAAAGGGAAGAACTAGCAGCCACAAGGGCAGTCCAGGAGGCTAAATCAGAGGAGGATAAGGCCAAGCaaat GGCATCAATGAGATTAGCGTATCAGGATATGAATCTAGAGCGGAAGAAACAGGAAGACAAGTTGAAGCAGTCGGATCCCAAGAAGGCGGAGCAGCTAGAGAGGCTTGGGATGGGGTTCGCTTCTTCTAA GGGGATGAGTCACTCAGCCATGACAGACATGCAGGTCATTGAACAGGAACAGCCAAATTCCTCGAGGTCAAAGTACGATCAGTTTGACAGGAAATCATCAAAGGGGCGGAGCTTTTTTGATGATGAATTGGATGACTACACTTCATCATCATCTAA aTATGACAGGGACTTTGACTTCGATAAGAAGGACTCCTTCAGCTCCTGGGGGAACAACAATAAATCTGGGAGTTGGGACATTGACCGCTTCGACTCCAAACAGAGCTTCTCGGAAACCTTGTCCAGTAAACCGAAGAATGAGGATAA GCAAGGTCGGAGTAGAAAGACGTACGACTATGGTTCACAATCGTCTTCTGAGGAGGCCCAGAAAAAGTTTGGCAATGCCAAGTCGATATCTTCTGATCAATTCTTTGGAAATTCAGATCCAGAT ttTGAAATGCGTCAGAATTTATCGCGATTTGAAGGCAGTAACAGCATTTCCAGTTCACAGTTGTTTGGCACGGAAGCCGCAGGTCGTAAGAATTATTCCAGCAATGCTCCCGATTTACAGGATATTAGAGATGGTGTTCGTCAAGGGGTCACAAAGGTCGCAGGAAAGCTCTCCAACCTGGCCAGTGGTGTTATGAGTTCATTACAG GACAAGTACAGCGGTTGA
- the LOC125675589 gene encoding ADP-ribosylation factor GTPase-activating protein 2-like isoform X3 — protein MADGPSKSDITAIFKRLRSIPTNKACFDCNSNNPTWASVTYGVFLCIDCSAVHRSLGVHVTFIRSTQLDTSWTWLQLRAMQVGGNANATAFFRQHGCTTTDAQQKYHSRAAKLYKDKLHSLATNAMRLHGTKVHIDSHHEPTSPTTKEELDFFKEHVDSIESTPIAENQKLSSVSEPQPIKNGNLKKEEFDPSEGPSVEAALSMSPTTAAAQAEPRKAIIGAKKPAGRKGKGGLGAQRVKTNFSEIENKAQQLDKEREELAATRAVQEAKSEEDKAKQMASMRLAYQDMNLERKKQEDKLKQSDPKKAEQLERLGMGFASSKGMSHSAMTDMQVIEQEQPNSSRSKYDQFDRKSSKGRSFFDDELDDYTSSSSKYDRDFDFDKKDSFSSWGNNNKSGSWDIDRFDSKQSFSETLSSKPKNEDKQGRSRKTYDYGSQSSSEEAQKKFGNAKSISSDQFFGNSDPDFEMRQNLSRFEGSNSISSSQLFGTEAAGRKNYSSNAPDLQDIRDGVRQGVTKVAGKLSNLASGVMSSLQD, from the exons ATGGCAGATGGACCTTCCAAAAGCGATATAACCGCTATTTTTAAGCGATTACGGTCGATTCCAACTAACAAA GCATGCTTTGACTGTAATAGTAACAACCCAACATGGGCCAGCGTAACGTATGGTGTGTTTCTGTGTATTGACTGCTCGGCTGTTCACCGCTCGCTGGGTGTCCATGTGACTTTCATTCGATCAACACAGCTGGATACCAGCTGGACATGGCTACAACTTCGTGCAATGCAAGTCGGTGGAAACGCTAATGCA ACAGCGTTTTTTCGTCAGCATGGTTGTACCACGACTGATGCCCAACAGAAGTATCACAGTAGAGCTGCCAAGCTTTATAAAGATAAACTGCATTCCTTAGCTACAAACGCTATGAGGCTTCATGGAACAAAG GTGCATATAGACAGCCATCATGAACCCACATCACCTACGACAAAGGAAGAACTAGATTTCTTCAAGGAGCATGTAGACAGCATTGAATCCACTCCTATTGCAGAAAATCAGAAGCTGAGCAGTGTATCGGAGCCACAGCCAATCAAAAATGGCAACTTAAAGAAGGAGGAATTTg ACCCCTCGGAGGGACCTAGTGTGGAAGCAGCATTAAGTATGTCACCAACGACAGCAGCTGCACAGGCAGAACCTCGAAAAGCTATCATTGGTGCCAAGAAACCGGCGGGCAGGAAAGGG AAGGGTGGACTTGGAGCACAGAGAGTGAAAACTAACTTCTCAGAAATTGAGAACAAAGCGCAGCAGCTGGACAAGGAAAGGGAAGAACTAGCAGCCACAAGGGCAGTCCAGGAGGCTAAATCAGAGGAGGATAAGGCCAAGCaaat GGCATCAATGAGATTAGCGTATCAGGATATGAATCTAGAGCGGAAGAAACAGGAAGACAAGTTGAAGCAGTCGGATCCCAAGAAGGCGGAGCAGCTAGAGAGGCTTGGGATGGGGTTCGCTTCTTCTAA GGGGATGAGTCACTCAGCCATGACAGACATGCAGGTCATTGAACAGGAACAGCCAAATTCCTCGAGGTCAAAGTACGATCAGTTTGACAGGAAATCATCAAAGGGGCGGAGCTTTTTTGATGATGAATTGGATGACTACACTTCATCATCATCTAA aTATGACAGGGACTTTGACTTCGATAAGAAGGACTCCTTCAGCTCCTGGGGGAACAACAATAAATCTGGGAGTTGGGACATTGACCGCTTCGACTCCAAACAGAGCTTCTCGGAAACCTTGTCCAGTAAACCGAAGAATGAGGATAA GCAAGGTCGGAGTAGAAAGACGTACGACTATGGTTCACAATCGTCTTCTGAGGAGGCCCAGAAAAAGTTTGGCAATGCCAAGTCGATATCTTCTGATCAATTCTTTGGAAATTCAGATCCAGAT ttTGAAATGCGTCAGAATTTATCGCGATTTGAAGGCAGTAACAGCATTTCCAGTTCACAGTTGTTTGGCACGGAAGCCGCAGGTCGTAAGAATTATTCCAGCAATGCTCCCGATTTACAGGATATTAGAGATGGTGTTCGTCAAGGGGTCACAAAGGTCGCAGGAAAGCTCTCCAACCTGGCCAGTGGTGTTATGAGTTCATTACAG GATTGA
- the LOC125675589 gene encoding ADP-ribosylation factor GTPase-activating protein 2-like isoform X2, with amino-acid sequence MADGPSKSDITAIFKRLRSIPTNKACFDCNSNNPTWASVTYGVFLCIDCSAVHRSLGVHVTFIRSTQLDTSWTWLQLRAMQVGGNANATAFFRQHGCTTTDAQQKYHSRAAKLYKDKLHSLATNAMRLHGTKVHIDSHHEPTSPTTKEELDFFKEHVDSIESTPIAENQKLSSVSEPQPIKNGNLKKEEFDPSEGPSVEAALSMSPTTAAAQAEPRKAIIGAKKPAGRKGKGGLGAQRVKTNFSEIENKAQQLDKEREELAATRAVQEAKSEEDKAKQMASMRLAYQDMNLERKKQEDKLKQSDPKKAEQLERLGMGFASSKGMSHSAMTDMQVIEQEQPNSSRSKYDQFDRKSSKGRSFFDDELDDYTSSSSKYDRDFDFDKKDSFSSWGNNNKSGSWDIDRFDSKQSFSETLSSKPKNEDKQGRSRKTYDYGSQSSSEEAQKKFGNAKSISSDQFFGNSDPDFEMRQNLSRFEGSNSISSSQLFGTEAAGRKNYSSNAPDLQDIRDGVRQGVTKVAGKLSNLASGVMSSLQRNK; translated from the exons ATGGCAGATGGACCTTCCAAAAGCGATATAACCGCTATTTTTAAGCGATTACGGTCGATTCCAACTAACAAA GCATGCTTTGACTGTAATAGTAACAACCCAACATGGGCCAGCGTAACGTATGGTGTGTTTCTGTGTATTGACTGCTCGGCTGTTCACCGCTCGCTGGGTGTCCATGTGACTTTCATTCGATCAACACAGCTGGATACCAGCTGGACATGGCTACAACTTCGTGCAATGCAAGTCGGTGGAAACGCTAATGCA ACAGCGTTTTTTCGTCAGCATGGTTGTACCACGACTGATGCCCAACAGAAGTATCACAGTAGAGCTGCCAAGCTTTATAAAGATAAACTGCATTCCTTAGCTACAAACGCTATGAGGCTTCATGGAACAAAG GTGCATATAGACAGCCATCATGAACCCACATCACCTACGACAAAGGAAGAACTAGATTTCTTCAAGGAGCATGTAGACAGCATTGAATCCACTCCTATTGCAGAAAATCAGAAGCTGAGCAGTGTATCGGAGCCACAGCCAATCAAAAATGGCAACTTAAAGAAGGAGGAATTTg ACCCCTCGGAGGGACCTAGTGTGGAAGCAGCATTAAGTATGTCACCAACGACAGCAGCTGCACAGGCAGAACCTCGAAAAGCTATCATTGGTGCCAAGAAACCGGCGGGCAGGAAAGGG AAGGGTGGACTTGGAGCACAGAGAGTGAAAACTAACTTCTCAGAAATTGAGAACAAAGCGCAGCAGCTGGACAAGGAAAGGGAAGAACTAGCAGCCACAAGGGCAGTCCAGGAGGCTAAATCAGAGGAGGATAAGGCCAAGCaaat GGCATCAATGAGATTAGCGTATCAGGATATGAATCTAGAGCGGAAGAAACAGGAAGACAAGTTGAAGCAGTCGGATCCCAAGAAGGCGGAGCAGCTAGAGAGGCTTGGGATGGGGTTCGCTTCTTCTAA GGGGATGAGTCACTCAGCCATGACAGACATGCAGGTCATTGAACAGGAACAGCCAAATTCCTCGAGGTCAAAGTACGATCAGTTTGACAGGAAATCATCAAAGGGGCGGAGCTTTTTTGATGATGAATTGGATGACTACACTTCATCATCATCTAA aTATGACAGGGACTTTGACTTCGATAAGAAGGACTCCTTCAGCTCCTGGGGGAACAACAATAAATCTGGGAGTTGGGACATTGACCGCTTCGACTCCAAACAGAGCTTCTCGGAAACCTTGTCCAGTAAACCGAAGAATGAGGATAA GCAAGGTCGGAGTAGAAAGACGTACGACTATGGTTCACAATCGTCTTCTGAGGAGGCCCAGAAAAAGTTTGGCAATGCCAAGTCGATATCTTCTGATCAATTCTTTGGAAATTCAGATCCAGAT ttTGAAATGCGTCAGAATTTATCGCGATTTGAAGGCAGTAACAGCATTTCCAGTTCACAGTTGTTTGGCACGGAAGCCGCAGGTCGTAAGAATTATTCCAGCAATGCTCCCGATTTACAGGATATTAGAGATGGTGTTCGTCAAGGGGTCACAAAGGTCGCAGGAAAGCTCTCCAACCTGGCCAGTGGTGTTATGAGTTCATTACAG AGAAATAAGTAG